One Nicotiana tomentosiformis chromosome 4, ASM39032v3, whole genome shotgun sequence genomic window carries:
- the LOC104093169 gene encoding probable GPI-anchored adhesin-like protein PGA55: MDSEQESEGRRDSDATLDESEIGSSKSSEYSQSISSSTSGSSSDDYIQVDPKIVFNSVPSGVASSKSHSDAKLISQSDTCHQLEESSKTSTSSTSQVSDVTHESAFPTMSPTQSPSIQVMERQAVFDPNRIPSSVFGSKDSSSKEWSTASNESLFSIHTAGNASPARDDIVMTDGDFKRSKKRDNSCAALDKYEEINKSGEPTRFRQPLPAAKGRECKEKIHEKGRNVNAVNNLFAAGSDEPTKRVVRFREEIKVGDIRNHSAVVGLSDGNKGFRDSCTAVRHSDGKGTSPVFPIKKKSSWWSCCCSCSSGSCCSSWPSCSLKCSGCSCNWLSCSGCSCKWLSCSGFSFKWLSCSSFSCKWLSCSGCSCKWLICSGCSCKWPSCSGFSCKWLSCSGCSCKWPSCSGCSCKWPSCAVCSCKWPSMPVGCCKWPCSHGGCCKWPSCQCKCLTSLRCCS, encoded by the exons ATGGATTCTGAGCAAGAGAGTGAAGGAAGAAGAGATTCAGATGCTACTTTAGATGAAAGCGAAATAGGGTCGTCTAAAAGTTCGGAATATTCTCAATCCATCTCGTCTTCGACATCAGGCTCTTCTTCAGATGATTACATCCAAGTGGATCCAAAAATAGTATTCAACTCTGTCCCATCGGGTGTAGCATCTTCTAAATCTCACTCCGATGCCAAACTTATATCTCAAAGTGATACGTGCCATCAATTGGAAGAATCCTCGAAAACTTCTACAAGTTCCACCTCACAGGTTTCAGATGTCACTCATGAATCTGCATTCCCGACCATGTCACCTACACAATCTCCTTCTATACAGGTGATGGAAAGGCAGGCAGTTTTTGATCCCAATAGAATTCCCTCTTCCGTTTTTGGGAGTAAGGATTCGTCCTCTAAGGAATGGAGCACTGCTTCTAACGAATCATTGTTCAGTATCCACACTGCTGGAAATGCTAGTCCTGCAAGGGATGATATTGTAATGACTGATGGAGATTTCAAACGGTCAAAGAAACGAGACAACTCATGTGCAGCATTAGATAAATATGAAGAAATTAATAAGTCTGGAGAGCCAACTAGGTTTAGGCAGCCCTTGCCAGCTGCAAAAGGAAGAGAATGTAAGGAAAAGATCCATGAGAAAGGAAGGAATGTAAATGCTGTAAACAACCTGTTTGCAGCAGGTTCAGATGAACCAACAAAGAGAGTAGTCCGTTTTAGAGAGGAAATAAAAGTAGGAGACATCAGAAATCATTCTGCTGTCGTTGGCCTCTCTGATGGAAATAAAGGCTTTAGGGACTCCTGCACTGCCGTTCGCCATTCTGATGGGAAGGGCACGTCTCCTGTCTTTCCAAT AAAAAAGAAGTCTTCTTGGTGGTCATGCTGTTGTTCTTGTAGTAGTGGTTCTTGCTGCTCAAGTTGGCCAAGCTGCTCGTTGAAGTGCTCAGGTTGCTCTTGTAACTGGTTAAGCTGCTCAGGTTGCTCTTGTAAGTGGCTAAGCTGCTCAGGTTTCTCCTTTAAGTGGCTAAGCTGTTCAAGTTTCTCTTGTAAGTGGCTAAGTTGCTCAGGTTGCTCTTGTAAGTGGCTAATCTGCTCAGGTTGCTCTTGTAAGTGGCCAAGCTGCTCGGGTTTCTCTTGTAAGTGGCTAAGCTGCTCAGGTTGTTCTTGTAAGTGGCCAAGCTGCTCAGGTTGCTCTTGTAAGTGGCCAAGCTGCGCAGTTTGCTCTTGTAAGTGGCCAAGCATGCCTGTCGGCTGCTGCAAATGGCCATGCAGCCATGGTGGTTGCTGCAAATGGCCGAGCTGCCAATGCAAGTGTTTAACCTCGCTACGCTGCTGCTCCTAG
- the LOC104093170 gene encoding LRR receptor-like serine/threonine-protein kinase RPK2, with translation MKSDKMQLGRKKKLGILFSRTMNLFLIMAFVFSCFSFSASEEVIYEKMALLELKKSLGDSSGILSSWKADNSSYCSWYGVSCNSNSRVSELRIRGNNTNAASCTSNPELALHGFGIRRNSCFHMNVKLVGNLSSVIGYLKDLRVLSIPFHDLTGEIPVQIWGLENLEILDVEGNFIQGIFSSYNFAGLSKLRVLNLGFNRIVGEFPPSLAKCRFLSVLNLAGNRINDVIPGFIGGLEKLRVLNLSFNRLIGHVALNMGIKCKNLEHLDLSFNFLQGEIPRVLGKCSHLRTLLLTSNAFSGVIPSELGRLQRLEVLDVSRNSLYGSIPPQLGNCLNLSILVLSNLFNLHRELPFDDALGELNFFEGSIPSEITMLPKLEILWAPGANLGGHFPNDWGNCDSLKMVNLAHNFFMGKISGSFLRCHGLFFLNISSNRLSGYLDEKLPVPCMTLFDISRNLMSGAIPQYNTSVCPRDASSEKKLIQTFNPAFAYLSFLTYKTCSESPLPFPTTGFPVIHNFGGNSFTGGIPLLPMVHEILGKRIDYAFLAGGNKLTGSLNGSLFGNCDGLGGMTVNVSSNEISGQVPAYICSACRSLKFFDASRNNISGSFPKHFGHCKSLIVLDLSWNKLHDQIPADLYDMKNLTLLSLANNQLSGSIPPFFPQMHSLEVLDFSSNSFSGDIPEGLTRLVNLTVLLLNNNTLTGQIPSGLEYLTSLHACNFSFNNLSGVLPSDEVIKPCSFIGNPYLSSKPKLAVFSAPPMGKQPNESQSYAAPPPGPKSKNGKRGLSSIEIAAVVSATVIVSVLAILVTFCMHITKRTASPKVEASESPERSDVTVFNDIGVRLTYDNIVHATRNFSWSNCIGNGGFGSTYKAEVSSGLVVAVKRLLVERCQGVRQFEAEINSLKSISHPNLITLIGYFASEADMFLIYNYIPGGNLEKFIRDRASRVFNFKVLHKIALDISLGIAYLHDQCVPRIVHRDVKPSNILLDSEMNAYLSDFGLSRIMGPETCTTTNVAGTFGYVAPEYALTCRVSDKADVYSYGVVLLELLSDKRALDPSFSVHENGFNIVSWANMLLRDNKIQDIFYTSLWEAGPEDKLVDMLHLALMCTTESLSARPRMRQVVGQLKELAPLVP, from the coding sequence ATGAAAAGTGACAAAATGCAGTTGGGCAGAAAGAAGAAACTTGGGATTCTGTTTTCAAGAACCATGAATTTGTTCTTGATAATGGCATTTGTTTTCTCTTGCTtttccttttcagcttctgaagAGGTGATTTATGAGAAAATGGCTTTGTTGGAGTTGAAGAAATCACTTGGTGATTCCTCTGGCATTCTATCAAGCTGGAAAGCAGACAATTCTAGCTACTGTTCTTGGTATGGAGTGTCATGCAACTCAAATTCCAGGGTTTCAGAATTGAGAATAAGAGGTAATAATACTAATGCTGCTTCTTGTACTAGTAATCCTGAGTTAGCATTGCATGGCTTTGGCATTAGAAGAAACAGTTGCTTTCATATGAATGTTAAACTTGTTGGGAATTTGTCTTCTGTTATTGGATACCTCAAAGATCTTAGGGTTCTATCCATTCCATTCCATGATCTTACTGGTGAAATTCCTGTTCAGATATGGGGATTAGAGAATCTTGAAATACTTGATGTAGAAGGAAATTTCATTCAAGGAATTTTTTCGAGCTATAATTTTGCTGGCTTGAGTAAACTAAGAGTTCTTAACCTGGGGTTTAACAGAATTGTAGGGGAGTTTCCACCTTCTCTAGCAAAATGTAGGTTTTTGAGTGTATTGAATTTAGCGGGAAACAGAATAAATGATGTCATTCCAGGGTTTATAGGTGGTTTGGAAAAGTTAAGGGTGCTTAATTTGTCGTTTAATCGATTAATTGGGCATGTTGCGCTTAACATGGGGATTAAATGCAAGAATCTTGAACATTTGGATTTGTCATTTAATTTCCTACAAGGGGAGATTCCGCGTGTATTGGGGAAATGTAGTCACTTAAGGACACTTTTGTTGACTTCAAATGCATTTTCTGGTGTTATCCCTTCTGAGCTTGGTAGGCTTCAAAGGCTTGAAGTTCTGGATGTTTCGCGAAACAGCCTTTATGGTTCTATTCCACCTCAGCTTGGAAATTGCCTTAATTTGTCGATTCTCGTTCTCTCAAATCTCTTCAATCTGCATAGGGAGCTTCCATTTGATGATGCATTAGGTGAGCTGAACTTCTTTGAGGGCTCCATTCCTTCAGAGATTACTATGCTGCCAAAATTGGAAATACTTTGGGCTCCAGGAGCAAATCTCGGAGGACATTTTCCCAATGATTGGGGTAATTGTGACAGCCTAAAGATGGTGAATTTAGCTCATAACTTTTTCATGGGCAAAATTTCTGGTTCGTTTCTCCGATGCCATGGTCTGTTTTTTCTTAACATTAGCTCAAACAGGCTCTCTGGATACCTTGATGAAAAGCTTCCTGTTCCTTGTATGACTCTTTTCGATATCAGTAGGAACCTCATGTCAGGTGCAATTCCCCAATATAATACAAGTGTTTGTCCCCGTGATGCCTCATCCGAAAAGAAGCTTATCCAAACTTTCAATCCAGCTTTTGCCTACCTGTCATTCTTAACATATAAAACTTGTTCAGAGAGCCCTTTGCCTTTCCCTACTACCGGTTTTCCAGTGATTCATAATTTTGGTGGAAACAGCTTCACCGGTGGAATCCCTTTACTTCCAATGGTCCATGAAATCTTAGGAAAGCGCATTGATTATGCGTTTCTTGCTGGTGGAAACAAGCTTACTGGATCATTGAATGGGAGCTTATTTGGAAACTGTGATGGATTAGGTGGAATGACTGTTAATGTAAGCAGCAATGAGATTTCTGGTCAAGTTCCTGCTTACATCTGTTCAGCATGCAGGTCTCTCAAATTCTTTGATGCATCCCGGAACAATATCTCCGGGTCTTTTCCCAAGCACTTTGGTCATTGCAAGTCCCTCATTGTACTTGACTTGAGCTGGAACAAGTTGCACGATCAAATTCCGGCTGATCTTTATGACATGAAGAATCTAACTCTTCTAAGTTTGGCTAATAACCAGCTAAGTGGCAGCATCCCTCCTTTCTTTCCTCAGATGCATTCTCTTGAAGTTTTGGACTTCTCATCAAACTCATTCTCTGGTGACATTCCAGAAGGTCTCACGCGCCTGGTAAATTTAACTGTTCTATTGCTCAACAACAATACATTGACTGGACAGATTCCCTCAGGTTTGGAATATTTGACATCTCTTCATGCATGCAACTTCTCATTCAATAATTTATCTGGAGTGTTGCCATCGGATGAGGTGATAAAGCCGTGTAGCTTCATTGGAAATCCTTATCTTTCATCCAAGCCAAAACTCGCCGTTTTTTCAGCACCACCAATGGGCAAACAACCCAATGAGTCACAAAGTTATGCAGCTCCTCCACCAGGGCCTAAGTCTAAAAATGGTAAGAGAGGACTTTCTTCTATTGAAATTGCTGCTGTAGTATCTGCAACTGTCATTGTTTCCGTACTTGCTATCCTTGTTACCTTCTGTATGCACATAACAAAGCGGACAGCAAGTCCTAAAGTTGAGGCCTCTGAGTCACCTGAAAGAAGCGATGTTACAGTTTTCAATGACATTGGAGTACGTTTGACATATGATAACATCGTCCACGCTACCAGAAACTTTAGCTGGAGCAATTGCATTGGAAATGGTGGTTTTGGTTCCACATACAAAGCTGAAGTTTCCTCTGGTCTTGTGGTGGCAGTAAAGAGGCTATTGGTTGAAAGATGTCAAGGAGTTCGCCAGTTCGAGGCTGAGATTAATAGCCTTAAAAGCATAAGTCATCCCAATCTCATAACACTGATTGGCTATTTTGCAAGTGAGGCAGATATGTTCCTGATATATAATTATATCCCAGGAGGTAATTTAGAGAAATTTATACGGGATAGAGCAAGTAGAGTGTTCAATTTTAAAGTGCTACACAAGATTGCTCTAGACATTTCCCTTGGAATTGCTTATCTACATGATCAATGTGTCCCGCGCATTGTCCACCGTGATGTCAAGCCAAGTAATATATTGTTGGACAGTGAGATGAACGCTTATTTGTCGGATTTTGGGTTGTCAAGGATCATGGGACCAGAAACCTGCACAACCACAAATGTAGCAGGAACTTTCGGGTACGTAGCACCAGAATATGCTCTAACGTGTCGTGTGTCAGACAAGGCCGATGTTTACAGCTATGGTGTCGTGCTGCTCGAGTTGCTCTCTGACAAGCGAGCTCTAGATCCTTCGTTCTCTGTGCATGAGAATGGATTCAACATTGTTTCATGGGCAAACATGTTACTGCGCGATAACAAGATACAGGACATATTCTACACCAGTTTGTGGGAGGCGGGCCCGGAGGACAAACTTGTGGACATGTTGCATTTGGCTCTAATGTGTACTACAGAATCCCTTTCTGCCAGGCCGAGGATGAGGCAGGTCGTCGGGCAATTGAAGGAACTTGCACCACTTGTGCCTTAG